In Acinonyx jubatus isolate Ajub_Pintada_27869175 chromosome A3, VMU_Ajub_asm_v1.0, whole genome shotgun sequence, a genomic segment contains:
- the MMP24OS gene encoding protein MMP24OS: MGARLSGGQGAPEPVQAQPRPQPGAPEAPERPQPEPSPWGPLDDVRFLITCTSWY, encoded by the coding sequence ATGGGTGCTCGGCTGAGCGGTGGCCAGGGCGCCCCAGAGCCCGTGCAGGCCCAGCCCCGGCCCCAACCCGGGGCGCCCGAGGCTCCTGAGCGGCCCCAGCCTGAACCCAGTCCCTGGGGACCACTGGACGATGTGCGCTTCCTCATCACCTGCACCTCCTGGTACTGA
- the EIF6 gene encoding eukaryotic translation initiation factor 6, giving the protein MAVRASFENNCEIGCFAKLTNTYCLVAIGGSENFYSVFEGELADTIPVVHASIAGCRIIGRMCVGNRHGLLVPNNTTDQELQHIRNCLPDSVQIRRVEERLSALGNVTTCNDYVALVHPDLDRETEEILADVLKVEVFRQTVADQVLVGSYCVFSNQGGLVHPKTSIEDQDELSSLLQVPLVAGTVNRGSEVIAAGMVVNDWCAFCGLDTTSTELSVVESVFKLNEAQPSTIATSMRDSLIDSLT; this is encoded by the exons ATGGCGGTCCGAGCGTCTTTCGAGAACAACTGTGAGATCGGCTGCTTTGCCAAACTCACCAACACCTACTGCCTGGTGGCCATCGGAGGGTCGGAGAACTTCTACAG TGTGTTCGAGGGCGAACTCGCCGATACCATCCCCGTGGTGCACGCGTCCATCGCTGGCTGCCGCATCATCGGGCGCATGTGTGTGG GGAACAGACATGGTCTCCTGGTCCCCAACAACACCACTGACCAGGAGCTACAGCACATTCGCAACTGCCTCCCAGACTCAGTGCAGATCCGGCGGGTGGAGGAGCGGCTCTCAGCCCTGGGCAATGTCACCACTTGCAACGACTACGTGGCCTTGGTCCACCCAGACCTGGACAGG gaaacagaagaaatcttGGCTGATGTGCTCAAGGTGGAAGTCTTCAGACAGACAGTGGCTGACCAGGTGCTAGTAGGAAGCTACTGTGTCTTCAGCAATCAGGGAGGACTGGTACATCCCAAGACTTCAATTGAAGACCAAGATGAGCTGTCTTCTCTTCTTCAGGTCCCCCTTGTG GCAGGCACTGTGAACCGAGGCAGCGAGGTAATTGCCGCTGGGATGGTGGTGAATGACTGGTGTGCCTTCTGTGGCCTGGACACAaccagcacagagctgtcagTGGTGGAGAGTGTCTTCAAGCTGAACGAAGCCCAGCCTAGCACCATTGCGACCAGCATGCGGGATTCCCTCATTGACAG ccTCACCTGA